A window from Sphingobium sp. EM0848 encodes these proteins:
- a CDS encoding GMC family oxidoreductase has product MDRPDYIVVGAGAAGCVIAARLSEDSRRQVVLLEAGGAEHHPWISVPGAVMYALATPKFDWGFHSEPDPTRCDRTEHWPRGKVVGGSTSINGMVFVRGQQADFDDWEKAGAQGWSYRDVLPFFKRGERTLLGDDATRGRDGPVNIVEAWRIPEATQRFIDACESIQIMRTPDYNGASQEGVGPCQANVRRGRRDGAARAYLRPALRRSNLRLMKRAQATRILFDGKKAIGVEYQTGGSRHRLYCNREVVLACGAIGSPHLLMLSGIGPSASLARHGIPIVHDNHNVGMNLIDHPACVIARNVTMRSLNREGKGLRRLWNAARWMAFRSGPATAIASQGLAFARTLSSSPYPDVQITFSSSAYTFAGGKVRLADTDGVMMCVNVSRPESRGHIELRSADPFDAPAIFPKMFDDPADLETLLRGTRLAERLFSTPSFKDVVTGSDSAAEGQTDDELRAFLRANSNIIYHPAGTCRMGGDDAVVDPRLRVNGIANLRVADASIFPSMVSGNTNAASMMIGEKAADIIAKDESSSDRK; this is encoded by the coding sequence ATGGACAGACCCGACTATATTGTCGTCGGCGCCGGGGCGGCGGGATGCGTGATCGCCGCTCGGCTGAGCGAGGATTCACGTCGGCAGGTTGTCCTGCTGGAGGCAGGCGGCGCGGAACATCATCCCTGGATCAGCGTGCCGGGCGCGGTCATGTATGCGCTTGCCACACCGAAATTCGACTGGGGATTTCATTCCGAACCTGACCCCACGCGCTGCGACAGAACCGAACATTGGCCAAGAGGGAAGGTGGTCGGCGGCAGCACCTCCATCAACGGCATGGTGTTCGTGCGCGGGCAGCAGGCGGACTTCGACGATTGGGAAAAGGCAGGCGCGCAAGGCTGGTCCTATCGCGACGTTCTTCCCTTCTTCAAGCGTGGGGAACGAACCCTGTTGGGCGACGACGCGACCAGAGGACGTGACGGGCCGGTGAACATTGTGGAAGCATGGCGCATTCCCGAAGCCACCCAGCGGTTCATCGACGCGTGCGAAAGCATCCAGATCATGAGGACCCCGGACTATAACGGCGCCAGTCAGGAAGGCGTCGGCCCCTGTCAGGCCAATGTCCGTCGCGGCCGCCGGGACGGCGCGGCCCGCGCCTATTTGAGGCCCGCGCTCAGGCGCAGCAATCTGCGCCTGATGAAGCGAGCGCAGGCAACACGCATCCTCTTCGACGGGAAAAAGGCGATCGGGGTCGAATATCAGACCGGCGGATCGCGCCATCGGCTCTATTGCAATCGCGAGGTCGTTTTAGCTTGCGGCGCTATCGGCTCCCCTCACCTTCTCATGCTCTCGGGGATCGGCCCGTCCGCCTCGCTTGCCCGGCATGGCATCCCGATTGTCCATGACAATCACAATGTCGGCATGAACCTGATAGATCATCCGGCCTGCGTCATCGCGCGCAACGTCACCATGCGCTCCCTCAACCGCGAAGGAAAGGGGCTTCGCCGGCTTTGGAACGCCGCCCGCTGGATGGCATTCCGGTCCGGCCCGGCCACCGCCATCGCTTCCCAGGGACTCGCGTTCGCCCGGACATTGTCGTCATCGCCCTATCCGGACGTACAGATCACCTTCAGCAGCAGCGCCTATACATTTGCCGGCGGCAAGGTGCGGCTTGCGGACACGGATGGCGTTATGATGTGCGTCAATGTCAGCCGTCCCGAAAGCCGCGGCCATATCGAACTACGCTCTGCCGATCCTTTCGATGCGCCCGCCATTTTTCCGAAAATGTTCGATGATCCCGCCGACCTCGAAACCCTGCTCCGCGGCACGCGCTTGGCGGAACGGCTATTCTCGACGCCTTCGTTCAAGGACGTCGTTACAGGATCGGACAGCGCCGCCGAAGGACAGACAGACGACGAACTGCGCGCGTTTCTGCGTGCCAATTCCAACATCATCTATCATCCGGCGGGAACCTGCCGCATGGGCGGTGACGATGCGGTCGTGGACCCCCGGCTCCGCGTCAATGGCATTGCGAACCTGCGCGTCGCCGACGCATCGATATTTCCGTCGATGGTCAGCGGGAACACCAACGCGGCCAGCATGATGATCGGCGAAAAAGCCGCCGATATCATAGCGAAGGATGAAAGCTCTTCCGACCGGAAATGA
- a CDS encoding aldehyde dehydrogenase produces the protein MSQQLENDIDQNVGAKLMRINGRSVPALSGKTIDIHDPSTGRIIGTTPDGSAADVDSAVQAASRSFQSGVWRKMPAAERAKILWRAADLIESHADEIGRLEALNSGMLHSMARYMPAASAEYFRYYAGWATKIHGITSNVSLPGMPLHAYTLKEPVGVCGLIVPWNFPLTLASTKLAAALAVGCSCVLKPSEETPFTALRLAEILEEAGLPPGVLNVVTGYGETVGAAIAAHDQVAKVAFTGSTAVGKAIVRAAAGNLKKVTLELGGKSPVIVFDDADLDASAAGIAAGIFQRSGQVCVAGSRLYVQRNSFDRVVGAIAEAASGMRVGSAFDPDANIGPLISLRQQERVADLIASGKTQGGNVVLGGNASENGGYFVDPTIVTHLPNEARLLKEEVFGPVLVASPFDELDDVLHDANQSQYGLAGYVWTRDIAKAHLTAERLEAGLVWLNCAMVSDPSLPAGGYKQSGWGRELGREGLDAYLETKSVVASLG, from the coding sequence ATGTCTCAACAGTTGGAAAACGATATCGATCAGAATGTCGGGGCCAAACTCATGCGGATCAACGGCCGCTCGGTTCCGGCGCTGTCGGGAAAGACGATCGACATTCACGATCCCAGCACCGGGCGGATCATCGGCACGACCCCAGATGGCTCCGCCGCCGATGTCGACAGCGCGGTCCAGGCCGCATCGCGCAGTTTCCAGTCCGGGGTCTGGCGGAAAATGCCCGCCGCCGAGCGCGCAAAAATCCTGTGGCGCGCCGCCGACCTGATCGAAAGCCATGCGGACGAGATCGGCCGCCTCGAGGCGCTCAACAGCGGCATGCTCCACAGCATGGCGCGGTACATGCCGGCGGCATCGGCCGAATATTTTCGCTATTATGCGGGTTGGGCGACGAAGATCCACGGGATCACATCCAACGTATCGCTGCCCGGCATGCCCCTGCACGCCTATACGCTCAAGGAACCCGTCGGCGTATGCGGATTGATCGTACCATGGAATTTCCCGCTGACCCTGGCGTCGACCAAATTGGCCGCGGCATTGGCCGTGGGCTGTTCATGCGTGTTGAAACCTTCGGAAGAAACCCCCTTCACCGCGCTGAGGCTTGCCGAGATCCTGGAAGAAGCCGGTCTGCCGCCGGGCGTTCTGAACGTCGTGACGGGCTATGGCGAAACCGTCGGCGCCGCCATCGCCGCGCATGATCAGGTCGCGAAGGTCGCCTTCACCGGATCGACCGCGGTCGGCAAGGCGATTGTACGGGCGGCGGCCGGAAACCTCAAGAAGGTCACGCTCGAGCTGGGCGGCAAGTCCCCGGTCATCGTTTTCGACGATGCCGATCTGGATGCATCCGCGGCTGGCATTGCCGCCGGCATTTTCCAGCGTTCCGGCCAGGTCTGCGTGGCCGGTTCGCGCCTTTATGTCCAACGCAATTCCTTCGACCGCGTCGTGGGCGCGATTGCCGAAGCGGCCTCCGGGATGCGCGTCGGGTCGGCATTCGATCCCGACGCAAACATCGGGCCGCTCATTTCCCTGCGGCAGCAGGAGCGCGTTGCCGACCTGATCGCCAGCGGCAAGACGCAGGGCGGCAACGTCGTGCTGGGCGGCAATGCCTCCGAAAATGGCGGATATTTTGTCGATCCCACCATCGTCACGCATCTGCCCAACGAAGCGCGCCTGTTGAAGGAGGAGGTTTTCGGACCGGTATTGGTCGCGTCTCCCTTCGACGAACTGGACGATGTGCTGCACGATGCAAATCAGAGCCAATATGGCCTCGCCGGCTATGTATGGACACGGGACATCGCCAAGGCGCATCTGACGGCGGAAAGGCTGGAGGCGGGCCTTGTCTGGCTGAATTGCGCCATGGTTTCCGACCCGTCCCTGCCCGCCGGCGGCTACAAGCAATCGGGCTGGGGTCGCGAACTGGGCCGCGAGGGGCTCGACGCCTATCTGGAAACAAAGTCCGTCGTCGCTTCACTCGGCTGA
- a CDS encoding GMC family oxidoreductase N-terminal domain-containing protein: MGPEFDYIIVGGGSAGCVLANRLSRDTRHTVALIEAGPPDRNPFIHIPAGYVINLGSKRLDWRYETEPEPELEGRRIGWPRGRVLGGSSALNGLMHVRGQQEDYDGWKATGNDGWGWHDVLPYFERLEDHGHAAPTRGTGGPLNVETTPPDLISDAFCDALSSMGLSGRDINAGQQEGYAYVEKTTRSGLRQSSAVAYLKPVRHRKNLTVFTDTLAERIIFEGKRARAILCRSKGAVHTIRCRGEIILSGGAINSPQLLELSGIGDPAILARYGIDPVHPATRVGENLQDHYAAFATYRVSQPVTLNQRASGWPLVKEIAKFLLFRDGLLTLAPGALLAFMKSRPGLSRPDIQIGIIPGSRNPHSNALEKEPGMTCAALQMRPESRGSIHIRSADPGSAPIIRANYLAAEEDRRVTVDALKICREIVAQPALAPFRGNETMPGLSLRTDEELLSYARTAGSTVYHPVGTCAMGPGPDDVVDHRLRVRGVEGLRVVDASIMPTLVSGNTNTPTIMIAEKASDLIAADLKI; this comes from the coding sequence GTGGGTCCAGAATTCGACTATATAATCGTGGGGGGCGGCAGCGCGGGATGTGTGCTGGCCAACCGGCTGTCACGGGACACGAGGCACACCGTCGCACTGATCGAGGCCGGGCCGCCGGACAGAAATCCGTTCATTCACATCCCGGCCGGCTATGTCATCAATCTCGGCAGCAAGCGGCTGGACTGGCGATATGAAACCGAGCCGGAGCCCGAACTGGAGGGCCGCCGGATAGGCTGGCCGCGCGGCCGCGTCCTGGGCGGCTCGTCCGCCTTGAACGGGTTGATGCACGTCAGAGGCCAGCAAGAGGATTATGACGGGTGGAAGGCTACCGGCAACGATGGCTGGGGCTGGCATGATGTCCTGCCTTATTTCGAACGGCTGGAGGATCATGGACATGCCGCGCCAACGCGCGGAACGGGCGGGCCGCTAAATGTCGAAACGACGCCGCCCGACCTGATCTCGGACGCATTTTGCGACGCGCTGTCGTCCATGGGGCTTTCCGGGCGCGACATCAATGCCGGCCAGCAGGAAGGCTACGCCTATGTCGAAAAGACGACACGGTCGGGCCTGCGTCAATCGTCCGCCGTCGCCTATCTGAAACCAGTCCGTCATCGCAAGAATCTGACGGTCTTCACCGACACATTGGCGGAAAGGATCATTTTCGAAGGCAAACGCGCGCGCGCCATCCTGTGCCGGTCGAAGGGCGCGGTTCACACAATCCGATGTCGCGGCGAAATCATCCTGTCGGGCGGCGCGATCAATTCTCCCCAACTGCTTGAACTTTCGGGAATAGGCGATCCGGCGATCCTCGCCAGATACGGCATCGATCCCGTCCATCCCGCGACCCGCGTGGGCGAAAATCTGCAGGATCATTATGCGGCCTTCGCGACCTACCGCGTAAGTCAGCCAGTAACGCTCAACCAGCGCGCATCGGGCTGGCCGCTGGTCAAGGAAATTGCGAAATTCCTTCTCTTCCGGGACGGGCTGCTCACCCTCGCCCCCGGCGCGCTTCTGGCCTTCATGAAGTCCCGACCCGGTCTATCCCGTCCCGACATCCAGATCGGCATCATCCCCGGATCGCGCAATCCGCACAGCAATGCGCTTGAAAAGGAACCGGGCATGACCTGCGCCGCATTGCAGATGCGTCCCGAAAGTCGGGGGTCCATTCACATCCGCTCCGCCGATCCGGGCTCAGCGCCGATCATCAGGGCAAATTATCTGGCCGCCGAAGAGGATCGCCGGGTGACGGTCGACGCCCTGAAGATCTGCCGGGAAATCGTGGCTCAACCGGCGCTGGCGCCGTTCAGGGGGAACGAAACCATGCCCGGCCTGTCCCTGCGGACGGATGAAGAGCTGTTGTCTTATGCCCGGACGGCGGGGTCCACCGTCTACCATCCTGTCGGCACATGCGCGATGGGTCCCGGCCCGGACGATGTGGTGGACCATCGGCTGCGCGTGCGCGGGGTGGAGGGGCTGCGCGTCGTCGACGCGAGCATCATGCCGACCCTGGTATCGGGCAATACCAATACGCCCACGATCATGATCGCCGAAAAGGCATCCGACCTCATTGCCGCTGACCTGAAGATTTAG
- a CDS encoding TonB-dependent receptor, protein MVIHKTSLRAFLMGTVVFSAAAVPALAQQVSGSGDRAAIADIVVTAQKREQRLSDVPAAILATAGDELAQRNITTKDQLMALVPDLRVTSVTGGLGQNLSIRGIGPANNYNLNVLVPVGLYQDEIYQTFTTYPGSQMFDLSRVEVLKGPQGTLYGRNTTGGAINFISNQPGLQGGQYHGNISVGYGNYDRLELRGASDLTLIDDVLGIRVAFLQTQRNGYVKNVGATGPDTFGSDNTTAGRFLLAYKPTSNFKATLGLYYTDFKGSVPAAIPVGVAPGDDVGYYSRAGLSKYEAELDFFAPHSARNYYGGLTLNWDMGDVSLTSISSYGKAKGRVSNDCDSTPVQICRSDIFPRTDQASQDLRIFYDAGPLQLTTGVNYGWDKFKQIFNVGFGTTYLRNSYTQIRDTYGIFADVTYALSDALELTGGLRYTKDSIQFKDAQTELVTGSVSGPPTGFFTMPLQPAAKRKTDGVTGRFIVTYEFLPDVRFYASYSKGYRGGAFNGVQLLSPIELNFVGPEKTQNIEAGIKGSPNPMIQFAFDVFYMKLKNQQVQSLINIPACPTCNPPTSAAAYAALAGLKGRNYGAELDLSIRPSDRLKLSLQGTYLNTRYASGIDQQVSNFNVGGNRFPFAPKLSIRSGIDIVALDDSDSKLTLTANASYTSRYWFDPANGKNSFPGFFASRDGQKQYTTVDARILYEIGDFEISLWANNIFDKFYLIGGANTQASFGSDQVSLGAPRTFGGSIGMKF, encoded by the coding sequence ATGGTAATTCACAAAACAAGTCTGCGCGCATTTCTGATGGGCACTGTGGTGTTTTCTGCGGCGGCCGTTCCGGCCCTGGCGCAGCAGGTGTCCGGTTCCGGCGACCGGGCGGCCATCGCCGATATTGTCGTGACCGCGCAGAAGCGGGAGCAGCGGCTTTCGGACGTTCCTGCCGCGATCCTGGCGACGGCGGGCGATGAACTGGCGCAGCGCAACATCACGACCAAGGACCAATTGATGGCGTTGGTGCCGGATTTGAGGGTGACGTCAGTCACGGGCGGCCTAGGGCAAAATCTGTCGATCAGGGGCATCGGTCCTGCGAACAACTATAATCTCAACGTGCTCGTCCCCGTAGGCCTGTATCAGGACGAAATATACCAGACGTTCACGACTTATCCGGGATCGCAGATGTTCGATCTCAGCCGCGTGGAAGTCCTCAAAGGTCCGCAGGGGACATTATATGGACGCAACACGACCGGCGGCGCGATAAACTTCATTTCCAACCAGCCAGGACTGCAAGGTGGACAGTATCATGGAAATATTAGTGTCGGATATGGAAATTACGACCGGTTGGAACTGCGCGGCGCGTCCGACCTGACGCTGATCGACGATGTTCTGGGGATCAGGGTGGCGTTTCTCCAGACCCAGAGAAACGGCTATGTCAAAAATGTGGGGGCGACCGGACCGGACACATTCGGATCCGACAACACAACCGCGGGCAGGTTCCTTCTGGCCTATAAACCCACTTCCAATTTCAAGGCCACATTGGGTCTCTACTATACGGATTTCAAAGGATCGGTCCCAGCGGCCATTCCCGTTGGCGTGGCTCCGGGCGATGATGTGGGCTATTATTCCAGGGCTGGGCTTTCGAAATATGAAGCGGAACTGGATTTCTTCGCCCCGCATAGCGCCAGAAACTATTATGGCGGCCTGACCCTCAACTGGGACATGGGCGATGTGTCGCTGACGTCGATCAGTTCCTATGGAAAGGCCAAGGGACGGGTGTCGAACGATTGCGATTCAACCCCGGTCCAAATTTGCCGGTCGGACATTTTCCCCCGCACCGACCAGGCCAGTCAGGATCTTCGCATCTTCTATGACGCCGGGCCGCTTCAACTGACCACCGGCGTCAATTATGGATGGGACAAGTTCAAACAGATATTCAATGTCGGCTTCGGCACCACCTATTTGCGTAACAGTTATACGCAGATCCGTGATACCTATGGCATATTCGCCGACGTGACCTACGCGCTTTCCGATGCATTGGAACTGACCGGCGGCCTGCGCTACACGAAGGACAGCATCCAATTCAAGGATGCGCAGACGGAATTGGTGACCGGTTCTGTCAGCGGACCACCGACAGGATTCTTCACGATGCCGCTTCAGCCCGCGGCGAAGCGCAAGACGGACGGCGTTACAGGCCGTTTCATCGTCACCTATGAATTCCTGCCGGACGTCCGCTTTTACGCCAGCTACAGCAAGGGCTATCGCGGCGGCGCATTCAACGGCGTGCAGCTTCTCAGCCCGATCGAGCTGAATTTCGTGGGTCCCGAAAAAACCCAGAATATCGAGGCGGGCATCAAGGGATCGCCCAATCCCATGATCCAGTTCGCGTTTGACGTCTTCTACATGAAATTGAAGAACCAGCAGGTGCAGAGCCTGATCAACATTCCGGCCTGTCCGACCTGCAACCCACCCACATCCGCAGCTGCCTATGCTGCGTTGGCGGGACTGAAGGGACGCAATTACGGGGCGGAGCTGGACCTTTCTATCAGGCCTTCGGACCGGTTGAAGCTCAGTCTTCAGGGAACATATTTGAATACGCGCTATGCGTCGGGGATCGACCAGCAGGTGTCCAATTTCAACGTGGGCGGAAACAGGTTCCCCTTCGCACCCAAATTGTCGATCCGCAGCGGCATCGACATTGTCGCGCTGGACGATAGCGATTCCAAGCTGACGCTGACCGCAAATGCCAGTTATACCAGCCGTTACTGGTTTGATCCGGCGAATGGGAAGAATTCATTCCCCGGATTCTTCGCGTCGCGCGATGGGCAGAAGCAATATACGACTGTCGATGCGCGCATCCTCTACGAAATAGGCGATTTTGAAATTTCTCTCTGGGCGAATAATATTTTCGACAAATTCTATCTCATCGGCGGAGCCAATACCCAGGCGTCGTTCGGATCGGACCAGGTTTCGCTTGGTGCACCAAGAACATTCGGCGGTTCGATCGGCATGAAGTTCTGA